From one Anopheles bellator chromosome 1, idAnoBellAS_SP24_06.2, whole genome shotgun sequence genomic stretch:
- the LOC131205424 gene encoding protein tumorous imaginal discs, mitochondrial isoform X1, with product MSSRGILQVFSPKGIGFLASAGRLPGRTACGSTAHPQQHRPFSRHLFTPAAIQQPLGSGERSSCPTLRNCRTFYTSNILHKKDYYGTLGVTKNASPKEIKKAYYQLAKKYHPDTNKDDPDAGRKFQEVSEAYEVLSDDTKRREYDTFGQTSEQMGRSGGRPGAGAGPQGFSQNWQFRSTIDPEELFRKIFGDGGFQSGFDDFSDSKFGFGGAQEITMNLTFAQAARGVNKDIDVNVVDTCMKCSGSRCEPGTKPGKCQYCNGTGMETISTGPFVMRSTCRYCQGTRMYIKYPCLECGGKGQTVQRKRVTVPVPAGIEDEQMVRMNVGSKEIFIKFRVEKSRYFRRDGADVHTDASISLSQAILGGTIRVQGVYEDQTIQIAPGTSSHTLINLSGKGLRRVNSYGSGNHYIHLKIQVPTKLTPKQKALIQAYAELEEDTPGQIMGVTFKTDGKSSTSDSGSFSSSSTSASSSSSSWSSSNVSEKYTQGARDESYGDYTTHDKTETTSYRKEQLGSRFYFSLGVLIVLGWFSYYMYHQNLAQFERDQEEARERQRQDQLYEKLKSPFDGTV from the exons ATGAGTTCGCGAGGTATTTTGCAGGTTTTCTCACCGAAAGGCATCGGCTTTCTGgcttccgccggccggttgCCGGGCCGGACGGCGTGTGGCAGCACCGCCCACCCGCAACAGCACCGACCCTTCAGCCGACATCTCTTCACACCGGCCGCCATCCAGCAACCGCTAGGAAGCGGCGAACGTTCCAGCT GTCCCACACTGCGGAACTGCAGGACGTTTTACACTTCAAACATTCTGCACAAAAAGGACTATTACGGTACGCTGGGTGTGACAAAGAACGCATCACCGAAAGAGATCAAAAAAGCGTACTATCAGCTGGCGAAAAAGTACCACCCGGACACGAACAAAGACGATCCGGATGCGGGCCGGAAGTTTCAGGAAGTTTCCGAAGCTTACGAG gTGCTGAGCGATGACACGAAACGGCGCGAGTACGACACCTTCGGACAAACGTCCGAACAGATGGGCCGCAGCGGCGGTCGCCCAGGGGCCGGTGCTGGACCGCAAGGATTCTCGCAGAACTGGCAGTTTCGGTCGACCATCGATCCGGAGGAGTTGTTCCGGAAGATTTTCGGTGACGGTGGCTTTCAGTCAGGTTTTGACGATTTTAGCGATTCCAAGTTCGGGTTCGGCGGGGCACAGGAGATCACGATGAACCTAACGTTCGCACAGGCCGCCCGGGGGGTGAACAAGGACATCGACGTGAATGTGGTTGACACGTGTATGAAGTGCAGTGGTTCGCGCTGCGAACCCGGTACCAAACCGGGCAAGTGTCAGTACTGCAACGGCACGGGTATGGAAACGATCTCGACCGGACCGTTTGTGATGCGATCGACGTGCCGCTACTGCCAGGGGACCCGGATGTACATCAAGTACCCGTGCCTGGAGTGCGGCGGTAAGGGTCAGACGGTGCAACGAAAACGGGTTACCGTACCGGTGCCGGCCGGTATTGAGGACGAGCAGATGGTGCGCATGAACGTGGGTAGTAAGgagattttcatcaaattccG GGTAGAGAAAAGCCGCTACTTCCGACGGGACGGAGCCGATGTGCACACGGACGCGAGTATCTCTCTGTCGCAAGCGATCCTAGGAGGAACGATTCGCGTCCAGGGTGTGTATGAGGATCAAACGATCCAGATCGCACCGGGAACGTCCTCACACACGCTTATCAATCTCTCCGGCAAGGGGCTACGTCGGGTGAACAGCTACGGTAGTGGCAATCACTATATCCATTTGAAGATTCAAGTACCGACCAAACTAACCCCAAAGCAGAAAGCGCTCATACAG GCATACGCGGAACTGGAAGAAGACACACCTGGACAGATAATGGGAGTTACGTTCAAGACCGATGGTAAGTCATCCACGTCCGATTCGGGCTCATTCTCCTCCTCTTCCACCTCCgcatcatcctcgtcgtcgtcttggtcTTCATCGAACGTGTCCGAAAAGTACACGCAGGGCGCAAGGGACGAATCGTACGGCGACTATACGACGCAcgataaaaccgaaacgacgAGTTACCGGAAGGAGCAGCTAGGGTCAAGATTCTACTTTTCGCTCGGTGTCCTGATCGTCCTGGGATGGTTCAGTTATTACATGTACCATCAGAACCTGGCGCAGTTTGAGCGCGACCAAGAGGAGGCTCGCGAGCGACAAAGACAGGACCAATTGTACGAAAAACTCAAGAGTCCGTTCGACGGAACGGTGTAG
- the LOC131205425 gene encoding DNA repair protein complementing XP-A cells homolog: MTDPVAGSSNGMENLSDYQRERIEENRQKALNLRKARLLTHPYGAEKRQETALSVNNVIKVSGTKYIDSGGGFLIEQRTGADAAQQQTEEPVSDAVPVPVEYDECVECGDRFADSYLLNTFDYAVCDACRDNEGQHSLITRTEAKQEYLLKDCDLDRREPVLKFVCRKNPHNVRWGEMKLYLHLQIEKRALEVWGSEENLLREKEQREEKREVAKVKKYNKRLKELRMDVRSSLYDKTGQGHVHEFGDSEVYNEAEDTYTRTCETCGHSETYEKM, translated from the coding sequence ATGACCGATCCCGTCGCAGGCTCGtctaatggaatggaaaatctGTCCGACTATCAGCGGGAGCGGATCGAGGAAAACCGGCAGAAAGCACTCAACTTGCGAAAGGCGCGCCTTCTCACGCACCCGTACGGTGCTGAAAAGCGCCAGGAGACGGCACTGTCGGTGAACAACGTGATCAAGGTGTCTGGCACAAAGTACATCGATAGTGGAGGTGGTTTCCTGATTGAACAGCGCACGGGTGCGGAtgccgcgcagcagcagacggAGGAACCGGTGTCGGATgcggtcccggttccggtcgagtACGATGAGTGTGTCGAGTGCGGAGATCGGTTTGCTGATTCCTATCTGCTCAACACGTTCGACTATGCGGTGTGTGATGCGTGCCGCGATAATGAAGGCCAACACTCGCTCATTACGCGCACCGAAGCGAAACAGGAGTACTTGCTGAAGGATTGCGATCTGGACCGGCGGGAACCGGTGCTGAAGTTCGTATGCCGCAAAAACCCCCACAATGTGCGCTGGGGCGAGATGAAGCTGTACCTGCACCTGCAGATTGAAAAACGCGCCCTAGAGGTCTGGGGCAGCGAGGAGAACCTTTTGCGCGAGAAGGAACAACGCGAAGAGAAGCGCGAGGTGGCCAAGGTGAAGAAGTACAACAAGCGGCTCAAGGAACTGCGGATGGATGTGCGAAGCAGCCTGTACGACAAGACGGGACAGGGGCACGTGCACGAGTTCGGAGACTCCGAGGTGTACAACGAAGCGGAGGACACGTACACACGCACTTGTGAAACCTGCGGACATTCGGAAACGTACGAGAAGATGTGA
- the LOC131205424 gene encoding protein tumorous imaginal discs, mitochondrial isoform X2 yields MSSRGILQVFSPKGIGFLASAGRLPGRTACGSTAHPQQHRPFSRHLFTPAAIQQPLGSGERSSCPTLRNCRTFYTSNILHKKDYYGTLGVTKNASPKEIKKAYYQLAKKYHPDTNKDDPDAGRKFQEVSEAYEVLSDDTKRREYDTFGQTSEQMGRSGGRPGAGAGPQGFSQNWQFRSTIDPEELFRKIFGDGGFQSGFDDFSDSKFGFGGAQEITMNLTFAQAARGVNKDIDVNVVDTCMKCSGSRCEPGTKPGKCQYCNGTGMETISTGPFVMRSTCRYCQGTRMYIKYPCLECGGKGQTVQRKRVTVPVPAGIEDEQMVRMNVGSKEIFIKFRVEKSRYFRRDGADVHTDASISLSQAILGGTIRVQGVYEDQTIQIAPGTSSHTLINLSGKGLRRVNSYGSGNHYIHLKIQVPTKLTPKQKALIQAYAELEEDTPGQIMGVTFKTDGGKVCYAEPQDLTDMVREALKDRTKLPTSSSSDSDSSSESQAKPKDEEAAAKTRSSN; encoded by the exons ATGAGTTCGCGAGGTATTTTGCAGGTTTTCTCACCGAAAGGCATCGGCTTTCTGgcttccgccggccggttgCCGGGCCGGACGGCGTGTGGCAGCACCGCCCACCCGCAACAGCACCGACCCTTCAGCCGACATCTCTTCACACCGGCCGCCATCCAGCAACCGCTAGGAAGCGGCGAACGTTCCAGCT GTCCCACACTGCGGAACTGCAGGACGTTTTACACTTCAAACATTCTGCACAAAAAGGACTATTACGGTACGCTGGGTGTGACAAAGAACGCATCACCGAAAGAGATCAAAAAAGCGTACTATCAGCTGGCGAAAAAGTACCACCCGGACACGAACAAAGACGATCCGGATGCGGGCCGGAAGTTTCAGGAAGTTTCCGAAGCTTACGAG gTGCTGAGCGATGACACGAAACGGCGCGAGTACGACACCTTCGGACAAACGTCCGAACAGATGGGCCGCAGCGGCGGTCGCCCAGGGGCCGGTGCTGGACCGCAAGGATTCTCGCAGAACTGGCAGTTTCGGTCGACCATCGATCCGGAGGAGTTGTTCCGGAAGATTTTCGGTGACGGTGGCTTTCAGTCAGGTTTTGACGATTTTAGCGATTCCAAGTTCGGGTTCGGCGGGGCACAGGAGATCACGATGAACCTAACGTTCGCACAGGCCGCCCGGGGGGTGAACAAGGACATCGACGTGAATGTGGTTGACACGTGTATGAAGTGCAGTGGTTCGCGCTGCGAACCCGGTACCAAACCGGGCAAGTGTCAGTACTGCAACGGCACGGGTATGGAAACGATCTCGACCGGACCGTTTGTGATGCGATCGACGTGCCGCTACTGCCAGGGGACCCGGATGTACATCAAGTACCCGTGCCTGGAGTGCGGCGGTAAGGGTCAGACGGTGCAACGAAAACGGGTTACCGTACCGGTGCCGGCCGGTATTGAGGACGAGCAGATGGTGCGCATGAACGTGGGTAGTAAGgagattttcatcaaattccG GGTAGAGAAAAGCCGCTACTTCCGACGGGACGGAGCCGATGTGCACACGGACGCGAGTATCTCTCTGTCGCAAGCGATCCTAGGAGGAACGATTCGCGTCCAGGGTGTGTATGAGGATCAAACGATCCAGATCGCACCGGGAACGTCCTCACACACGCTTATCAATCTCTCCGGCAAGGGGCTACGTCGGGTGAACAGCTACGGTAGTGGCAATCACTATATCCATTTGAAGATTCAAGTACCGACCAAACTAACCCCAAAGCAGAAAGCGCTCATACAG GCATACGCGGAACTGGAAGAAGACACACCTGGACAGATAATGGGAGTTACGTTCAAGACCGATG GTGGCAAAGTGTGCTACGCCGAACCGCAAGATTTGACCGACATGGTGCGAGAGGCGCTGAAGGATCGCACTAAGCTCCCGACATCCTCCAgtagcgacagtgatagcagcagcgaaagccaagccaagccaaagGATGAAGAGGCAGCAGCAAAGACCCGAAGCAGTAACTGA